The following proteins are co-located in the Xyrauchen texanus isolate HMW12.3.18 chromosome 41, RBS_HiC_50CHRs, whole genome shotgun sequence genome:
- the arhgap28 gene encoding rho GTPase-activating protein 28 isoform X2 has protein sequence MMDLMDCSGVILTAFHSFKSHADEQKYTPDNRKAQYQHIGSMSLPGAMTSSTPEHSVSRDSRECMEDYWSEMKTIEEDFQGGHEEMMERGSVDEAELEEAWLQEAGLSTLMLGTQSDGPTEALLSTLTRSQAAMVKKRLDNYTQTLRKRNRQPMRHVRDVFSTPDTSIEPTPPQRNPPKVPPSCALFTPAESNGSGGGSETIVLSLEVAYSESVRAHRKGRECQDCRRIRRDDRDLPSFQMVKSRQGVTRLNDLSSDDIKKIGYISLIELTTFYDILGVEMKRNRVVRTKVRESGIFGVPLTVLLENDQKKLPGSRVPLVFKKLLAKLEQTGLQTEGILRVPGSASRVKHLRQELDLKFYEDRFDWDQVRQNDAAGLLKMFIRELPYPLLTQQHMPAFSAAQNISSPKHQIQALHLLIMLLPEANRDTLKALLEFLRKVVAFEEKNRMSLWNVSMIVAPNLFTFRGKNAKMEEMQCAVGVAHLVRLLITHQDLLWTVPCFLISHVRKMNEAAAGKKTLTSEKTKRRLLRRWNTEKDRDRSEVTDLRDGVIRVQAPLHAKVSMAIQLNSEMKARDVTARFEIENGRGSRSASRRQKQSLFEVGGNIGERCLDPDTHLLDVYRVNPHCEWVLKSRPT, from the exons AAAAGCGCAGTATCAGCATATAGGCAGCATGAGTTTGCCCGGGGCCATGACCTCCTCGACCCCGGAGCACTCCGTGTCACGTGACTCCCGTGAGTGTATGGAGGACTACTGGAGTGAGATGAAGACCATCGAGGAGGACTTCCAGGGAGGTCACGAGGAGATGATGGAGAGAGGGAGTGTGGATG aGGCAGAGCTTGAGGAGGCGTGGCTACAGGAGGCGGGTCTCTCCACACTGATGTTGGGGACTCAGAGCGACGGTCCCACGGAGGCGCTTCTCTCAACGCTCACACGCTCACAGGCCGCCATGGTGAAGAAACGGCTGGATAACTACACGCAGACGCTGCGCAAGAGAAACAGACAGCCAATGAGACACGTGCGAGATGTATTCTCCACGCCTGACACATCG ATCGAACCCACACCGCCTCAGAGGAATCCTCCTAAAG ttcCTCCGTCGTGTGCGCTCTTCACTCCAGCTGAAAGTAACGGATCAGGGGGCGGTTCAGAGACAATCGTGTTATCGTTGGAGGTGGCGTATTCGGAGAGCGTGCGAGCGCACCGGAAAGGCCGCGAATGCCAAGACTGCAGGAGGATCCGTAGAGACGACAGGGATTTACCT AGTTTTCAGATGGTGAAGTCCAGACAGGGGGTGACGCGATTGAACGATCTGTCCTCAGACGACATTAAGAAGATCGGATACATCTCGCTGATCGAGCTCACCACCTTCTACGACATCCTGGGTGTGGAGATGAAGAGGAACCGTGTGGTGCGCACTAAAGTACGAG AGAGCGGGATATTTGGAGTTCCTCTCACCGTACTCCTGGAGAACGACCAGAAGAAGCTTCCCGGATCCAGAGTTCCACTAGTTTTCAAGAAG TTGTTGGCTAAACTGGAGCAGACCGGTTTACAGACTGAAGGAATTCTCCGTGTTCCGGGATCTGCGTCTCGAGTGAAG CACTTGCGTCAGGAGCTGGATCTGAAGTTTTACGAGGATCGGTTCGACTGGGATCAGGTGCGTCAGAACGATGCGGCCGGTCTGTTGAAGATGTTCATACGGGAGTTACCGTATCCGTTACTGACACAACAACACATGCCCGCGTTCAGCGCCGCTCAGA ATATCTCTTCACCCAAACATCAGATTCAGGCTCTTCATCTTCTCATCATGCTGCTTCCTGAAGCCAACAGAGACACGCTGAAG GCTCTTCTGGAGTTCCTCAGAAAGGTGGTGGCGTTCGAGGAGAAGAACCGCATGAGTCTGTGGAACGTCTCCATGATCGTCGCTCCAAACCTCTTCACCTTCCGTGGGAAAAATGCCAAAATGGAGGAGATGCAGTGTGCGGTCGGCGTGGCACACCTGGTGCGTCTGCTCATCACCCATCAGGACCTGCTGTGGACG GTTCCATGTTTCCTCATCTCTCACGTCAGAAAGATGAACGAAGCAGCTGCAGGGAAGAAAACCCTGACATCAGAGAAAACCAAACGCAGGTTACTGAGACGCTGGAACACGGAGAAAGACAGAGATCGCAGTGAG GTCACAGATCTTCGTGACGGCGTCATCAGAGTGCAAGCCCCGCTTCATGCGAAGGTTTCCATGGCGATTCAGCTGAACAGCGAGATGAAGGCGAGAGACGTGACAGCGCGATTTGAAATTGAGAACGG TCGAGGTTCACGCAGCGCCAGTCGACGACAGAAACAGTCTCTGTTTGAGGTTGGAGGAAACATCG
- the arhgap28 gene encoding rho GTPase-activating protein 28 isoform X3, with translation MSLPGAMTSSTPEHSVSRDSRECMEDYWSEMKTIEEDFQGGHEEMMERGSVDEAELEEAWLQEAGLSTLMLGTQSDGPTEALLSTLTRSQAAMVKKRLDNYTQTLRKRNRQPMRHVRDVFSTPDTSSAELTPSVSPNKQIEPTPPQRNPPKVPPSCALFTPAESNGSGGGSETIVLSLEVAYSESVRAHRKGRECQDCRRIRRDDRDLPSFQMVKSRQGVTRLNDLSSDDIKKIGYISLIELTTFYDILGVEMKRNRVVRTKVRESGIFGVPLTVLLENDQKKLPGSRVPLVFKKLLAKLEQTGLQTEGILRVPGSASRVKHLRQELDLKFYEDRFDWDQVRQNDAAGLLKMFIRELPYPLLTQQHMPAFSAAQNISSPKHQIQALHLLIMLLPEANRDTLKALLEFLRKVVAFEEKNRMSLWNVSMIVAPNLFTFRGKNAKMEEMQCAVGVAHLVRLLITHQDLLWTVPCFLISHVRKMNEAAAGKKTLTSEKTKRRLLRRWNTEKDRDRSEVTDLRDGVIRVQAPLHAKVSMAIQLNSEMKARDVTARFEIENGRGSRSASRRQKQSLFEVGGNIGERCLDPDTHLLDVYRVNPHCEWVLKSRPT, from the exons ATGAGTTTGCCCGGGGCCATGACCTCCTCGACCCCGGAGCACTCCGTGTCACGTGACTCCCGTGAGTGTATGGAGGACTACTGGAGTGAGATGAAGACCATCGAGGAGGACTTCCAGGGAGGTCACGAGGAGATGATGGAGAGAGGGAGTGTGGATG aGGCAGAGCTTGAGGAGGCGTGGCTACAGGAGGCGGGTCTCTCCACACTGATGTTGGGGACTCAGAGCGACGGTCCCACGGAGGCGCTTCTCTCAACGCTCACACGCTCACAGGCCGCCATGGTGAAGAAACGGCTGGATAACTACACGCAGACGCTGCGCAAGAGAAACAGACAGCCAATGAGACACGTGCGAGATGTATTCTCCACGCCTGACACATCG TCGGCTGAACTGACGCCTTCTGTTTCTCCAAACAAACAGATCGAACCCACACCGCCTCAGAGGAATCCTCCTAAAG ttcCTCCGTCGTGTGCGCTCTTCACTCCAGCTGAAAGTAACGGATCAGGGGGCGGTTCAGAGACAATCGTGTTATCGTTGGAGGTGGCGTATTCGGAGAGCGTGCGAGCGCACCGGAAAGGCCGCGAATGCCAAGACTGCAGGAGGATCCGTAGAGACGACAGGGATTTACCT AGTTTTCAGATGGTGAAGTCCAGACAGGGGGTGACGCGATTGAACGATCTGTCCTCAGACGACATTAAGAAGATCGGATACATCTCGCTGATCGAGCTCACCACCTTCTACGACATCCTGGGTGTGGAGATGAAGAGGAACCGTGTGGTGCGCACTAAAGTACGAG AGAGCGGGATATTTGGAGTTCCTCTCACCGTACTCCTGGAGAACGACCAGAAGAAGCTTCCCGGATCCAGAGTTCCACTAGTTTTCAAGAAG TTGTTGGCTAAACTGGAGCAGACCGGTTTACAGACTGAAGGAATTCTCCGTGTTCCGGGATCTGCGTCTCGAGTGAAG CACTTGCGTCAGGAGCTGGATCTGAAGTTTTACGAGGATCGGTTCGACTGGGATCAGGTGCGTCAGAACGATGCGGCCGGTCTGTTGAAGATGTTCATACGGGAGTTACCGTATCCGTTACTGACACAACAACACATGCCCGCGTTCAGCGCCGCTCAGA ATATCTCTTCACCCAAACATCAGATTCAGGCTCTTCATCTTCTCATCATGCTGCTTCCTGAAGCCAACAGAGACACGCTGAAG GCTCTTCTGGAGTTCCTCAGAAAGGTGGTGGCGTTCGAGGAGAAGAACCGCATGAGTCTGTGGAACGTCTCCATGATCGTCGCTCCAAACCTCTTCACCTTCCGTGGGAAAAATGCCAAAATGGAGGAGATGCAGTGTGCGGTCGGCGTGGCACACCTGGTGCGTCTGCTCATCACCCATCAGGACCTGCTGTGGACG GTTCCATGTTTCCTCATCTCTCACGTCAGAAAGATGAACGAAGCAGCTGCAGGGAAGAAAACCCTGACATCAGAGAAAACCAAACGCAGGTTACTGAGACGCTGGAACACGGAGAAAGACAGAGATCGCAGTGAG GTCACAGATCTTCGTGACGGCGTCATCAGAGTGCAAGCCCCGCTTCATGCGAAGGTTTCCATGGCGATTCAGCTGAACAGCGAGATGAAGGCGAGAGACGTGACAGCGCGATTTGAAATTGAGAACGG TCGAGGTTCACGCAGCGCCAGTCGACGACAGAAACAGTCTCTGTTTGAGGTTGGAGGAAACATCG
- the arhgap28 gene encoding rho GTPase-activating protein 28 isoform X1, whose protein sequence is MMDLMDCSGVILTAFHSFKSHADEQKYTPDNRKAQYQHIGSMSLPGAMTSSTPEHSVSRDSRECMEDYWSEMKTIEEDFQGGHEEMMERGSVDEAELEEAWLQEAGLSTLMLGTQSDGPTEALLSTLTRSQAAMVKKRLDNYTQTLRKRNRQPMRHVRDVFSTPDTSSAELTPSVSPNKQIEPTPPQRNPPKVPPSCALFTPAESNGSGGGSETIVLSLEVAYSESVRAHRKGRECQDCRRIRRDDRDLPSFQMVKSRQGVTRLNDLSSDDIKKIGYISLIELTTFYDILGVEMKRNRVVRTKVRESGIFGVPLTVLLENDQKKLPGSRVPLVFKKLLAKLEQTGLQTEGILRVPGSASRVKHLRQELDLKFYEDRFDWDQVRQNDAAGLLKMFIRELPYPLLTQQHMPAFSAAQNISSPKHQIQALHLLIMLLPEANRDTLKALLEFLRKVVAFEEKNRMSLWNVSMIVAPNLFTFRGKNAKMEEMQCAVGVAHLVRLLITHQDLLWTVPCFLISHVRKMNEAAAGKKTLTSEKTKRRLLRRWNTEKDRDRSEVTDLRDGVIRVQAPLHAKVSMAIQLNSEMKARDVTARFEIENGRGSRSASRRQKQSLFEVGGNIGERCLDPDTHLLDVYRVNPHCEWVLKSRPT, encoded by the exons AAAAGCGCAGTATCAGCATATAGGCAGCATGAGTTTGCCCGGGGCCATGACCTCCTCGACCCCGGAGCACTCCGTGTCACGTGACTCCCGTGAGTGTATGGAGGACTACTGGAGTGAGATGAAGACCATCGAGGAGGACTTCCAGGGAGGTCACGAGGAGATGATGGAGAGAGGGAGTGTGGATG aGGCAGAGCTTGAGGAGGCGTGGCTACAGGAGGCGGGTCTCTCCACACTGATGTTGGGGACTCAGAGCGACGGTCCCACGGAGGCGCTTCTCTCAACGCTCACACGCTCACAGGCCGCCATGGTGAAGAAACGGCTGGATAACTACACGCAGACGCTGCGCAAGAGAAACAGACAGCCAATGAGACACGTGCGAGATGTATTCTCCACGCCTGACACATCG TCGGCTGAACTGACGCCTTCTGTTTCTCCAAACAAACAGATCGAACCCACACCGCCTCAGAGGAATCCTCCTAAAG ttcCTCCGTCGTGTGCGCTCTTCACTCCAGCTGAAAGTAACGGATCAGGGGGCGGTTCAGAGACAATCGTGTTATCGTTGGAGGTGGCGTATTCGGAGAGCGTGCGAGCGCACCGGAAAGGCCGCGAATGCCAAGACTGCAGGAGGATCCGTAGAGACGACAGGGATTTACCT AGTTTTCAGATGGTGAAGTCCAGACAGGGGGTGACGCGATTGAACGATCTGTCCTCAGACGACATTAAGAAGATCGGATACATCTCGCTGATCGAGCTCACCACCTTCTACGACATCCTGGGTGTGGAGATGAAGAGGAACCGTGTGGTGCGCACTAAAGTACGAG AGAGCGGGATATTTGGAGTTCCTCTCACCGTACTCCTGGAGAACGACCAGAAGAAGCTTCCCGGATCCAGAGTTCCACTAGTTTTCAAGAAG TTGTTGGCTAAACTGGAGCAGACCGGTTTACAGACTGAAGGAATTCTCCGTGTTCCGGGATCTGCGTCTCGAGTGAAG CACTTGCGTCAGGAGCTGGATCTGAAGTTTTACGAGGATCGGTTCGACTGGGATCAGGTGCGTCAGAACGATGCGGCCGGTCTGTTGAAGATGTTCATACGGGAGTTACCGTATCCGTTACTGACACAACAACACATGCCCGCGTTCAGCGCCGCTCAGA ATATCTCTTCACCCAAACATCAGATTCAGGCTCTTCATCTTCTCATCATGCTGCTTCCTGAAGCCAACAGAGACACGCTGAAG GCTCTTCTGGAGTTCCTCAGAAAGGTGGTGGCGTTCGAGGAGAAGAACCGCATGAGTCTGTGGAACGTCTCCATGATCGTCGCTCCAAACCTCTTCACCTTCCGTGGGAAAAATGCCAAAATGGAGGAGATGCAGTGTGCGGTCGGCGTGGCACACCTGGTGCGTCTGCTCATCACCCATCAGGACCTGCTGTGGACG GTTCCATGTTTCCTCATCTCTCACGTCAGAAAGATGAACGAAGCAGCTGCAGGGAAGAAAACCCTGACATCAGAGAAAACCAAACGCAGGTTACTGAGACGCTGGAACACGGAGAAAGACAGAGATCGCAGTGAG GTCACAGATCTTCGTGACGGCGTCATCAGAGTGCAAGCCCCGCTTCATGCGAAGGTTTCCATGGCGATTCAGCTGAACAGCGAGATGAAGGCGAGAGACGTGACAGCGCGATTTGAAATTGAGAACGG TCGAGGTTCACGCAGCGCCAGTCGACGACAGAAACAGTCTCTGTTTGAGGTTGGAGGAAACATCG